In the genome of Populus trichocarpa isolate Nisqually-1 chromosome 6, P.trichocarpa_v4.1, whole genome shotgun sequence, one region contains:
- the LOC112325476 gene encoding uncharacterized protein At5g01610 has product MTKLFFLISLILLPITFTSQSEKQKPPTAAHTELTNYGFPIGLLPSSVKNYTFNQTSGEFSVDLGSACKITLPPDNYLATYSKRVSGKIVEGRIAELDGIRVRAFFKWWSITGISSSGDNLVFEVGMITAKYPSKNFDESPQCEGKHSSS; this is encoded by the coding sequence atgaccaagcttttctttctcatctctCTCATCCTCCTACCAATCACCTTTACCTCTCAATCAGAAAAACAGAAACCCCCAACTGCCGCCCACACCGAGCTCACAAACTACGGCTTCCCAATCGGGCTCCTCCCTTCCTCCGTAAAAAACTACACTTTCAACCAGACTTCTGGCGAATTCTCCGTCGATCTTGGTAGCGCGTGTAAGATCACGCTCCCTCCTGACAATTACTTAGCCACGTACTCCAAAAGGGTTAGTGGGAAGATTGTTGAGGGTCGGATCGCGGAACTGGATGGGATCCGGGTTCGGGCTTTTTTTAAATGGTGGTCGATAACGGGGATTAGTTCTAGTGGAGACAATTTGGTTTTTGAAGTTGGGATGATTACTGCTAAATATCCTTCCAAGAATTTTGATGAGAGTCCTCAGTGTGAGGGCAAACACTCTTCTTCTTAA